From a single Glycine soja cultivar W05 chromosome 19, ASM419377v2, whole genome shotgun sequence genomic region:
- the LOC114398954 gene encoding tRNA pseudouridine synthase A-like isoform X2, protein MSTTTSDDEECAAGTGTKKRYKRRKVAIFFAYCGVGYQGMQKNPGAKTIEGDLEEVLYVSGAVPEQDRGVPKRYDWARSARTDKGVSAVGQVVSGRFYIDPPGLVDRLNSNLPSQIRIFGYKRVTASFNAKKFCDRRRYVYLIPVFALDPSCHRDRETVMASLGSGNELVKCLECSERGRKVIGLVGNRKKNLELEAVDVEAGISSNRDSGVTEDVEVSLSKGDDNHLNEEYGNDNKGGMNSKTGLETMVPVQEEGTPFNGESVNNSDILEDEKVNGEDKLTNGSGFCYGEKERERFNKILKYFVGTHNFHNFTTRTKAEDPAARRYIISLNANTTLVVEGMEFVKCEVVGQSFMLHQIRKMIGMAVAIMRNCAPESLIDKALQQDVNINVPTAPEVGLYLDECFFTSYNQKWKDHEELSMKAYEKEAEEFKMKYIYSHIASTEQKEGTVALWLHSLNHRNYPDLHVINEEAIPDNKSADPKEAITDNKSADPKDAITDNKGADLEEHITDNNPVVVTQ, encoded by the exons ATGTCCACCACAACTTCTGATGATGAAGAATGTGCAGCTGGCACAGGCACCAAGAAAAGATACAAGCGCCGTAAGGTTGCTATTTTCTTTGCTTACTGTGGTGTTGGTTATCAGGGTATGCAGAAAAACCCTGGTGCAAAGACTATTGAAGGTGACCTAGAAGAAGTCTTGTATGTGTCTGGAGCTGTCCCTGAGCAGGATCGTGGAGTCCCTAAACGATATGACTGGGCTCGCTCAGCTAGAACTGATAAAGGAGTTAGTGCTGTTGGTCAGGTTGTCTCAGGCCGGTTCTATATTGATCCACCTGGCCTTGTTGACCGCCTTAATTCAAACCTCCCTTCTCAGATAAGGATCTTTGGTTACAAACGTGTGACAGCTTCTTTTAATGCCAAGAAGTTTTGCGACCGGAGGAGGTATGTCTACCTCATTCCTGTGTTTGCTCTTGATCCTAGCTGTCATCGTGATAGAGAGACCGTCATGGCTAGTTTGGGATCTGGAAATGAGCTCGTTAAGTGTTTGGAGTGTTCTGAGAGGGGCCGAAAGGTGATAGGATTAGTTGGTAATCGTAAGAAGAATCTGGAACTAGAAGCTGTGGATGTCGAGGCTGGTATTTCATCAAACAGAGACTCTGGAGTTACAGAGGATGTGGAGGTTTCTTTGAGCAAAGGTGATGATAATCATTTAAATGAGGAATATGGGAATGATAATAAGGGTGGCATGAACTCTAAAACTGGCCTTGAGACTATGGTTCCGGTTCAGGAAGAGGGTACTCCTTTTAATGGTGAATCTGTGAATAATTCAGACATTCTTGAGGATGAAAAAGTTAATGGTGAGGATAAGCTAACCAATGGAAGTGGGTTTTGTTATGGtgagaaggagagagagagatttaataagattttgaagtatttCGTCGGGACTCATAATTTCCATAACTTCACCACCAGAACAAAAGCTGAGGACCCCGCTGCTCGACGTTACATTATTTCATTGAATGCAAACACCACTCTTGTAGTTGAAGGCATGGAATTTGTAAAGTGTGAGGTTGTGGGACAGAGCTTCATGCTTCATCAGATACGGAAGATGATTGGGATGGCAGTGGCAATCATGAGAAATTGTGCACCGGAGTCACTTATCGATAAAGCTTTGCAGCA GGATGTTAACATTAATGTGCCTACTGCCCCTGAGGTTGGATTATATTTGGATGAGTGCTTCTTTACTTCATATAACCAGAAGTGGAAAGATCATGAAGAGTTGTCCATGAAAGCATATGAAAAAGAAGCTGAGGAGTTCAAAATGAAGTACATATACTCTCATATTGCTTCCACAGAACAGAAGGAAGGAACTGTCGCTCTTTGGTTGCATtctttgaaccatagaaattaTCCAGATCTGCATGTTATCAATGAGGAAGCCATCCCCGATAACAAGAGTGCTGATCCCAAAGAAGCCATCACTGATAACAAGAGTGCTGATCCCAAAGATGCCATCACCGATAACAAGGGTGCTGATCTCGAAGAACACATCACCGATAACAATCCTGTAGTTGTGACTCAGTGA
- the LOC114398954 gene encoding tRNA pseudouridine synthase A-like isoform X1 yields MENSDTTLTTSSLPPPPPVSVEEPEPKKLKMSTTTSDDEECAAGTGTKKRYKRRKVAIFFAYCGVGYQGMQKNPGAKTIEGDLEEVLYVSGAVPEQDRGVPKRYDWARSARTDKGVSAVGQVVSGRFYIDPPGLVDRLNSNLPSQIRIFGYKRVTASFNAKKFCDRRRYVYLIPVFALDPSCHRDRETVMASLGSGNELVKCLECSERGRKVIGLVGNRKKNLELEAVDVEAGISSNRDSGVTEDVEVSLSKGDDNHLNEEYGNDNKGGMNSKTGLETMVPVQEEGTPFNGESVNNSDILEDEKVNGEDKLTNGSGFCYGEKERERFNKILKYFVGTHNFHNFTTRTKAEDPAARRYIISLNANTTLVVEGMEFVKCEVVGQSFMLHQIRKMIGMAVAIMRNCAPESLIDKALQQDVNINVPTAPEVGLYLDECFFTSYNQKWKDHEELSMKAYEKEAEEFKMKYIYSHIASTEQKEGTVALWLHSLNHRNYPDLHVINEEAIPDNKSADPKEAITDNKSADPKDAITDNKGADLEEHITDNNPVVVTQ; encoded by the exons ATGGAAAACTCAGATACGACACTGACAACTTCATCCCTGCCTCCACCACCTCCAGTATCTGTGGAGGAGCCAGAGCCCAAGAAGTTGAAGATGTCCACCACAACTTCTGATGATGAAGAATGTGCAGCTGGCACAGGCACCAAGAAAAGATACAAGCGCCGTAAGGTTGCTATTTTCTTTGCTTACTGTGGTGTTGGTTATCAGGGTATGCAGAAAAACCCTGGTGCAAAGACTATTGAAGGTGACCTAGAAGAAGTCTTGTATGTGTCTGGAGCTGTCCCTGAGCAGGATCGTGGAGTCCCTAAACGATATGACTGGGCTCGCTCAGCTAGAACTGATAAAGGAGTTAGTGCTGTTGGTCAGGTTGTCTCAGGCCGGTTCTATATTGATCCACCTGGCCTTGTTGACCGCCTTAATTCAAACCTCCCTTCTCAGATAAGGATCTTTGGTTACAAACGTGTGACAGCTTCTTTTAATGCCAAGAAGTTTTGCGACCGGAGGAGGTATGTCTACCTCATTCCTGTGTTTGCTCTTGATCCTAGCTGTCATCGTGATAGAGAGACCGTCATGGCTAGTTTGGGATCTGGAAATGAGCTCGTTAAGTGTTTGGAGTGTTCTGAGAGGGGCCGAAAGGTGATAGGATTAGTTGGTAATCGTAAGAAGAATCTGGAACTAGAAGCTGTGGATGTCGAGGCTGGTATTTCATCAAACAGAGACTCTGGAGTTACAGAGGATGTGGAGGTTTCTTTGAGCAAAGGTGATGATAATCATTTAAATGAGGAATATGGGAATGATAATAAGGGTGGCATGAACTCTAAAACTGGCCTTGAGACTATGGTTCCGGTTCAGGAAGAGGGTACTCCTTTTAATGGTGAATCTGTGAATAATTCAGACATTCTTGAGGATGAAAAAGTTAATGGTGAGGATAAGCTAACCAATGGAAGTGGGTTTTGTTATGGtgagaaggagagagagagatttaataagattttgaagtatttCGTCGGGACTCATAATTTCCATAACTTCACCACCAGAACAAAAGCTGAGGACCCCGCTGCTCGACGTTACATTATTTCATTGAATGCAAACACCACTCTTGTAGTTGAAGGCATGGAATTTGTAAAGTGTGAGGTTGTGGGACAGAGCTTCATGCTTCATCAGATACGGAAGATGATTGGGATGGCAGTGGCAATCATGAGAAATTGTGCACCGGAGTCACTTATCGATAAAGCTTTGCAGCA GGATGTTAACATTAATGTGCCTACTGCCCCTGAGGTTGGATTATATTTGGATGAGTGCTTCTTTACTTCATATAACCAGAAGTGGAAAGATCATGAAGAGTTGTCCATGAAAGCATATGAAAAAGAAGCTGAGGAGTTCAAAATGAAGTACATATACTCTCATATTGCTTCCACAGAACAGAAGGAAGGAACTGTCGCTCTTTGGTTGCATtctttgaaccatagaaattaTCCAGATCTGCATGTTATCAATGAGGAAGCCATCCCCGATAACAAGAGTGCTGATCCCAAAGAAGCCATCACTGATAACAAGAGTGCTGATCCCAAAGATGCCATCACCGATAACAAGGGTGCTGATCTCGAAGAACACATCACCGATAACAATCCTGTAGTTGTGACTCAGTGA